CCAGGATCAGTTCAGGCACCCACTTGTAGCAGAAAAAAGGGTACTCTTTGTCACAAAGGTAGTCATGCAATTCACCACCTATACTCTTACCGCAAAAGGACACTGATGGGTGGTCCGGTTGACCAGAACTCCACGGCATAGACATTATTACACTTCCATCACTCCACACCCATTGGCTGTCAGCAGAGAATTTGTTCAGTCCAATCCAGCTTTCTATGCTGTCAGCTGCCTGCTGTTGAGAATCACTTCTGAACCTTGTAAGTTCCTCTTGGCTGTCTATGGTGGACAGGTCGGCATAATTCTCTCTGCAAAACTTCTGAGCATCGATCCAGGTCATAgggttattaataaaaatgtgtttcctGATCAAAGTTAAAGTCAGCTCACAATGAGCAGACATGAAAAGAGCAACCCAGACAATCTTCATCTCTTCCGTGTGAAGTAAGCCAGTAAATGCAGTTGTAAGGCAGACtccattaatatatatataaatgcaaatttgCAGTTTGTTAGTCAGAAGCCTATGCAAATATTCACTTTGAGGCCAGATGTCACAAATGAAGAACAAAAATTGTAATGACTAGTCCAGAGATGGGGACTCGAGTTtgagactcggactcgagtgcGACTTAAGTCGCACACACAGTGACTTCAGACTCGACTTGAGACTCGTCCTCGAAAGACTtcagactcgactcggactcgagctgcgggactcgtgaacaatgtttgtttttaggaAACAACTGATGAGCTCGCTGTTATTCCCCTCCCTCCATTACCTATAACCTGCCCATGTAACACGCGACGTGTATCTGCTGCGCGCGGGCGCGgccacacattttttatttttttattttaggcgcGGCCGCCACACATGAGAGGACAACGAACAAACATGTCGACTGCTGTGCCATTCATCGTTAGCTTTGgattttaaaacttcaaacaaGACGGCCCAAACAGAAGAAGTGCTCAATGCAAAATATGTGATATGAGGATAAAAGATTCAGTATAGACagcgtcattgattataatagaGCTTTGTGATATCGCGAACTAAGCTTTAACtaattttaagggagtttgtaaatgagatactgatttaatacagcagttaaataaacaagatgttATTATTACGTGACTTTCATTGTCTggctataacactattgcctgattttgctctatttcgtcgtcaaaagtagtctgaaacaagtcacaactgagccgctgcgcatctccattcaaacacagcggtgtttcgtttatgaatgaactcgtttttaaaacgaatctagtgaaattattcaatttcccattcataaagacagtcactctttattcctaaatgaagcagcagttcgaacgaatcaaatgaatgatatgattcagtaattaaatcagtctcttgccgccacctgctggcagttatttaaatcatttaacatttctgtattaaaacaatttgatttaaaacattaatctcaacaatgAATTTAGGAATATGATTGCACTtctgccacctctgagcctcattaaacatatgaaaaggtaaaaacaaaagttaaattcccttgtaaatcactttaaggagtcaaatatcacctcataatgggaaggcaatttttttttatcagatttttggattattgtttagaatgtgctcctaaaattttgattgtgctactaatttttttaaaaattaggagcacaatgtgatgtttgaccatatttggtctttcttaatttttggtctgtactgtactgtgtgtTCATGCTACAAGGCAAAATACAgatattaacttaaaagtaaagcattcttggtgtttttgtcatgttgcaatAGCCTGTTTACACTGATTATATACCAAAATCAAAGCTGATACTGTATGCTAATAGATAAAGGAGtcattataacatattacatgCTTTGAGTTCCTTATATATAGCTATGCAGTGTTGTATGGGTCGCTGTACGTGATGCAACACTTATTATAACCAGagacttaatataataaagagacttgagacttgacttggactctagctcagagacttgagacttgacttggactctagctcaaagacttgagacttgacttggactctagctcagagacttgagacttgacttggactctagctcagagacttgagacttgacttggacgcTAGCTcaaagacttgagacttgacttggactctagct
The sequence above is a segment of the Labeo rohita strain BAU-BD-2019 chromosome 7, IGBB_LRoh.1.0, whole genome shotgun sequence genome. Coding sequences within it:
- the LOC127168636 gene encoding C-type mannose receptor 2-like — translated: MKIVWVALFMSAHCELTLTLIRKHIFINNPMTWIDAQKFCRENYADLSTIDSQEELTRFRSDSQQQAADSIESWIGLNKFSADSQWVWSDGSVIMSMPWSSGQPDHPSVSFCGKSIGGELHDYLCDKEYPFFCYKWVPELILVTERKSWEEAFEHCRTQHSGLACLPTSLHLFQANNKTADTQTPSVWTGLRFLAGSWFWVSGESLGSLVQLPVCPASPQYCGSRNLAAKSWESRDCTEKLNFVCY